One region of Oryza sativa Japonica Group chromosome 5, ASM3414082v1 genomic DNA includes:
- the LOC4339356 gene encoding probable pectinesterase 53 isoform X1, which translates to MAVSVSWSWAPRFLACVAVAVLLVTSGLGGAAAGGGGRRHGHTKGLRPGKAAAKPYYPVNATAVEAIERQFTRWVRSMVGRRHSTFQRALYRGLLPTRTLVVDKNPAAGNFTSIQAAVDSIPLINLARVVIKVNAGTYTEKVTISPLRAFVTIEGAGADKTVVQWGDTADTVGPLGRPFGTFASATFAVNAQFFVAKNITFKVSTTTTLQMRHHLCRGVAHSFRLSRGQNTAPVPRPGALGKQGVALRISADNAAFLGCNFLGAQDTLYDHLGRHYYRDCYIEGSVDFIFGNALSLYEGCHVHAIARNYGALTAQNRMSILEDTGFSFVNCRVTGSGALYLGRAWGTFSRVVFAYTYMDNIIIPRGWYNWGDPTREMTVFYGQYKCTGPGSNYAGRVAWSRELTDQEAKPFISLSFIDGLEWVKL; encoded by the exons ATGGCGGTGTCCGTGTCGTGGTCGTGGGCGCCGCGGTTCTTGGCCTGCGTCGCGGTGGCGGTGTTGCTTGTTACGTCGGGTTTGGGCggtgcggccgccggcggcggcgggcgacgccATGGGCACACGAAGGGGTTGCGgccggggaaggcggcggcgaagccgtACTATCCGGTGAacgcgacggcggtggaggcgatCGAGCGGCAGTTCACGCGGTGGGTGCGGTCCATGGTCGGGCGACGCCACAGCACGTTCCAGCGCGCGCTCTACCGCGGGCTGCTGCCCACGCGCACCCTCGTCGTCGACAAGAACCCCGCCGCCGGCAACTTCACGTCCATCCAGGCCGCCGTCGACTCGATCCCGCTCATCAACCTCGCCCGCGTCGTCATCAAGGTCAATGCCGGCACATACAC TGAGAAGGTGACCATCTCGCCGCTCCGCGCGTTCGTGACCATCGAGGGCGCCGGCGCGGACAAGACGGTGGTGCAGTGGGGCGACACGGCCGACACGGTCGGCCCGCTCGGGCGCCCCTTCGGCACCTTCGCCTCCGCCACGTTCGCCGTCAACGCGCAGTTCTTCGTCGCCAAGAACATCACCTTCAAGGTGAGCACCACTACTACACTACAAATGCGGCATCATTTGTGCCGTGGCGTGGCTCATTCGTTTCGTCTGTCGCGTGGGCAGAACACGGCGCCGGTGCCGAGGCCGGGGGCGCTGGGGAAGCAGGGTGTGGCGCTGCGGATATCGGCGGACAACGCGGCGTTCTTGGGGTGCAACTTCCTCGGCGCGCAGGACACGCTGTACGACCACCTCGGCCGCCATTACTACAGAGACTGCTACATCGAGGGCTCCGTCGACTTCATATTCGGCAACGCCCTCTCTCTCTACGAG GGATGTCACGTGCACGCGATCGCGCGGAACTACGGAGCCCTGACGGCTCAGAACCGGATGAGCATCCTGGAGGACACGGGTTTCTCGTTCGTCAACTGCCGCGTGACGGGCTCCGGCGCCCTCTACCTCGGCCGCGCCTGGGGCACCTTCTCCCGCGTCGTCTTCGCCTACACCTACATGGACAACATCATCATCCCCCGCGGCTGGTACAACTGGGGCGATCCCACCCGCGAGAT GACGGTGTTCTACGGGCAGTACAAGTGCACGGGGCCGGGTTCGAACTACGCCGGGAGGGTGGCGTGGTCGAGGGAGCTCACGGACCAGGAGGCCAAGCCGTTCATCTCCCTCAGCTTCATCGACGGGTTGGAGTGGGTCAAGTTGTAG
- the LOC4339356 gene encoding probable pectinesterase 53 isoform X2, whose translation MAVSVSWSWAPRFLACVAVAVLLVTSGLGGAAAGGGGRRHGHTKGLRPGKAAAKPYYPVNATAVEAIERQFTRWVRSMVGRRHSTFQRALYRGLLPTRTLVVDKNPAAGNFTSIQAAVDSIPLINLARVVIKVNAGTYTEKVTISPLRAFVTIEGAGADKTVVQWGDTADTVGPLGRPFGTFASATFAVNAQFFVAKNITFKNTAPVPRPGALGKQGVALRISADNAAFLGCNFLGAQDTLYDHLGRHYYRDCYIEGSVDFIFGNALSLYEGCHVHAIARNYGALTAQNRMSILEDTGFSFVNCRVTGSGALYLGRAWGTFSRVVFAYTYMDNIIIPRGWYNWGDPTREMTVFYGQYKCTGPGSNYAGRVAWSRELTDQEAKPFISLSFIDGLEWVKL comes from the exons ATGGCGGTGTCCGTGTCGTGGTCGTGGGCGCCGCGGTTCTTGGCCTGCGTCGCGGTGGCGGTGTTGCTTGTTACGTCGGGTTTGGGCggtgcggccgccggcggcggcgggcgacgccATGGGCACACGAAGGGGTTGCGgccggggaaggcggcggcgaagccgtACTATCCGGTGAacgcgacggcggtggaggcgatCGAGCGGCAGTTCACGCGGTGGGTGCGGTCCATGGTCGGGCGACGCCACAGCACGTTCCAGCGCGCGCTCTACCGCGGGCTGCTGCCCACGCGCACCCTCGTCGTCGACAAGAACCCCGCCGCCGGCAACTTCACGTCCATCCAGGCCGCCGTCGACTCGATCCCGCTCATCAACCTCGCCCGCGTCGTCATCAAGGTCAATGCCGGCACATACAC TGAGAAGGTGACCATCTCGCCGCTCCGCGCGTTCGTGACCATCGAGGGCGCCGGCGCGGACAAGACGGTGGTGCAGTGGGGCGACACGGCCGACACGGTCGGCCCGCTCGGGCGCCCCTTCGGCACCTTCGCCTCCGCCACGTTCGCCGTCAACGCGCAGTTCTTCGTCGCCAAGAACATCACCTTCAAG AACACGGCGCCGGTGCCGAGGCCGGGGGCGCTGGGGAAGCAGGGTGTGGCGCTGCGGATATCGGCGGACAACGCGGCGTTCTTGGGGTGCAACTTCCTCGGCGCGCAGGACACGCTGTACGACCACCTCGGCCGCCATTACTACAGAGACTGCTACATCGAGGGCTCCGTCGACTTCATATTCGGCAACGCCCTCTCTCTCTACGAG GGATGTCACGTGCACGCGATCGCGCGGAACTACGGAGCCCTGACGGCTCAGAACCGGATGAGCATCCTGGAGGACACGGGTTTCTCGTTCGTCAACTGCCGCGTGACGGGCTCCGGCGCCCTCTACCTCGGCCGCGCCTGGGGCACCTTCTCCCGCGTCGTCTTCGCCTACACCTACATGGACAACATCATCATCCCCCGCGGCTGGTACAACTGGGGCGATCCCACCCGCGAGAT GACGGTGTTCTACGGGCAGTACAAGTGCACGGGGCCGGGTTCGAACTACGCCGGGAGGGTGGCGTGGTCGAGGGAGCTCACGGACCAGGAGGCCAAGCCGTTCATCTCCCTCAGCTTCATCGACGGGTTGGAGTGGGTCAAGTTGTAG